The following proteins are co-located in the Bombus pyrosoma isolate SC7728 linkage group LG12, ASM1482585v1, whole genome shotgun sequence genome:
- the LOC122573309 gene encoding cell division cycle 7-related protein kinase-like isoform X4, with protein sequence MPYMRHDKFSEYVQDMTVQETKDYMIALLTALRRVHKFNIIHRDVKPSNFLYDRCNKRYLLVDFGLAQEYIAEKKSNNLKLLNSETQVVKRKRTDEVMYQLFTIVEEVSLKNVCCYSLIFLQNSLNLSLDRRRKGTEDKCYCFGKAKVCSLCISRPEQTAPRAGTPGFRAPEVLLKHPSQTPAIDIWASGVIMLCILSGTQPFFLSPDDCTALAEITTIFGSNKMQQCARKLGKKVIFSEDIPGVDIVSLCQKLQKRNKGLLNNKDHNTCEKVSLDTQFPKEAYHLLLRLLDLDYKTRLTADQALNHPFFKL encoded by the exons ATGCCATATATGAGGCATGATAAATTTTCG gaATATGTACAAGATATGACTGTACAGGAAACAAAAGATTATATGATTGCATTATTAACTGCATTACGAAGGgttcataaatttaatattatacatagagATGTCAAACccagtaattttttatatgatagATGCAACAAAAG ATACTTGTTAGTTGATTTTGGATTAGCACAAGAATATATAGCAGAGAAAAAATCTAACAAtcttaaattacttaattctGAAACACAAGTtgttaaaaggaaaagaacggATGAAGTAATGtatcaattatttacaattgtagaagaagtttctttaaaaaacgTATGTTGTTACTCTCTAATATTTTTGCAGAATAGTTTAAATCTTTCTCttgatagaagaagaaaaggtacAGAAGACAAGTGTTACTGCTTTGGTAAAGCAAAAGTTTGTTCATTATGTATATCAAGACCAGAACAGACAGCCCCAAGAGCTGGTACACCAGGTTTTCGTGCTCCGGAAGTTTTACTAAAGCATCCTTCACAAACACCAGCAATTGATATTTGGGCAAGTGGAGTAATTATGCTCTGTATTCTTAGTGGTACTCaaccattttttctttcaccaGATGATTGTACAGCTTTAGCAGAAATAACAACTATATTTGGGTcaaataaaatgcaacagtGTGCACGCAAATTAG GAAAAAAAGTTATCTTTAGTGAAGATATACCAGGGGTTGATATTGTATCTTTATGtcagaaattacaaaaaagaaataaaggtttattaaataataaagatcaTAACACATGTGAAAAG gtATCATTGGACACTCAGTTTCCAAAAGAAGCTTATCATCTTCTACTAAGGTTATTGGATTTAGATTACAAAACACGTCTTACTGCAGATCAAGCTTTAAATcatccattttttaaattataa
- the LOC122573309 gene encoding cell division cycle 7-related protein kinase-like isoform X1: MEEKIQMEEDNDDENNVAVKNTIPLIKDLFHVHGKVGEGTFSSVYLATLKLSDGSKKFALKHLVPTRHPEKIERELQCMQQIGGKDYVVGLELCLRNFETVIFVMPYMRHDKFSEYVQDMTVQETKDYMIALLTALRRVHKFNIIHRDVKPSNFLYDRCNKRYLLVDFGLAQEYIAEKKSNNLKLLNSETQVVKRKRTDEVMYQLFTIVEEVSLKNVCCYSLIFLQNSLNLSLDRRRKGTEDKCYCFGKAKVCSLCISRPEQTAPRAGTPGFRAPEVLLKHPSQTPAIDIWASGVIMLCILSGTQPFFLSPDDCTALAEITTIFGSNKMQQCARKLGKKVIFSEDIPGVDIVSLCQKLQKRNKGLLNNKDHNTCEKVSLDTQFPKEAYHLLLRLLDLDYKTRLTADQALNHPFFKL, translated from the exons atggaagaaaaaattcaaatggaAGAAGATAATGATGATG aaaataatgttgctgttaaaaatacaattccactaataaaagatttatttcatgtaCATGGAAAAGTTGGAGAAGGAACTTTCAGTTCTGTGTACTTAGCTACTTTAAAACTATCTGACGGTTCTAAAAAATTTGCATTGAAACATTTAGTTCCTACTAGACATCctgaaaaaattgaacgagAATTACAATGTATGCAACAGATCGg agGAAAAGATTATGTAGTTGGATTAGAATTATGTTtacgaaattttgaaacagtAATATTTGTAATGCCATATATGAGGCATGATAAATTTTCG gaATATGTACAAGATATGACTGTACAGGAAACAAAAGATTATATGATTGCATTATTAACTGCATTACGAAGGgttcataaatttaatattatacatagagATGTCAAACccagtaattttttatatgatagATGCAACAAAAG ATACTTGTTAGTTGATTTTGGATTAGCACAAGAATATATAGCAGAGAAAAAATCTAACAAtcttaaattacttaattctGAAACACAAGTtgttaaaaggaaaagaacggATGAAGTAATGtatcaattatttacaattgtagaagaagtttctttaaaaaacgTATGTTGTTACTCTCTAATATTTTTGCAGAATAGTTTAAATCTTTCTCttgatagaagaagaaaaggtacAGAAGACAAGTGTTACTGCTTTGGTAAAGCAAAAGTTTGTTCATTATGTATATCAAGACCAGAACAGACAGCCCCAAGAGCTGGTACACCAGGTTTTCGTGCTCCGGAAGTTTTACTAAAGCATCCTTCACAAACACCAGCAATTGATATTTGGGCAAGTGGAGTAATTATGCTCTGTATTCTTAGTGGTACTCaaccattttttctttcaccaGATGATTGTACAGCTTTAGCAGAAATAACAACTATATTTGGGTcaaataaaatgcaacagtGTGCACGCAAATTAG GAAAAAAAGTTATCTTTAGTGAAGATATACCAGGGGTTGATATTGTATCTTTATGtcagaaattacaaaaaagaaataaaggtttattaaataataaagatcaTAACACATGTGAAAAG gtATCATTGGACACTCAGTTTCCAAAAGAAGCTTATCATCTTCTACTAAGGTTATTGGATTTAGATTACAAAACACGTCTTACTGCAGATCAAGCTTTAAATcatccattttttaaattataa
- the LOC122573312 gene encoding mitochondrial import inner membrane translocase subunit Tim22 has translation MFNINSSKSSSQLLEINENKMGNNMDLDNIALYLIGSKERFRENIIIPRTVGPIQLKTNEEKLIESVMESCIFKSIASCVIGYGLGAAIGLFSSSVNPNMASIEKQQTVREVFREMKTTTLGYAKNFAVVGCVYSATECAIESYRGKSDWKNGTYAGGLTGGIIGLRAGVKAGLIGAAGFAAFSTAIDYYMHKS, from the exons atgtttaatatcaATTCATCCAAATCATCATCACagttattagaaataaatgaaaataaaatgggaAATAACATGGATTTGGATAACATAGCGCTTTATCTTATTGGCAGTAAAGAGAGgtttagagaaaatattataattccaaGAACTGTGGGACCTATACAACTTAAAActaatgaagaaaaattaatagaaagtgTAATGGAGAGTTGTATCTTTAAAAGTATTGCAAGTTGTGTTAtag GATATGGCTTAGGAGCTGCAATCGGTTTATTCTCATCTAGTGTAAATCCAAATATGGCAAGCATTGAAAAACAGCAAACTGTTCGTGAAGTTTTTAGAGAAATGAAAACTACAACACTAGGTTATGCAAAAAATTTTGCTGTAGTTGGTTGTGTATATTCCGCAACTGAATGTGCAATAGAATCg TATAGAGGAAAATCTGATTGGAAGAACGGGACATATGCTGGTGGTTTAACAGGTGGAATAATAGGTCTAAGAG CTGGTGTGAAAGCAGGTTTAATTGGAGCAGCAGGTTTTGCAGCATTTTCAACAGCGATAGACTACTATATGCATAAATCTTAA
- the LOC122573309 gene encoding cell division cycle 7-related protein kinase-like isoform X2 translates to MEEKIQMEEDNDDENNVAVKNTIPLIKDLFHVHGKVGEGTFSSVYLATLKLSDGSKKFALKHLVPTRHPEKIERELQCMQQIGGKDYVVGLELCLRNFETVIFVMPYMRHDKFSEYVQDMTVQETKDYMIALLTALRRVHKFNIIHRDVKPSNFLYDRCNKRYLLVDFGLAQEYIAEKKSNNLKLLNSETQVVKRKRTDENSLNLSLDRRRKGTEDKCYCFGKAKVCSLCISRPEQTAPRAGTPGFRAPEVLLKHPSQTPAIDIWASGVIMLCILSGTQPFFLSPDDCTALAEITTIFGSNKMQQCARKLGKKVIFSEDIPGVDIVSLCQKLQKRNKGLLNNKDHNTCEKVSLDTQFPKEAYHLLLRLLDLDYKTRLTADQALNHPFFKL, encoded by the exons atggaagaaaaaattcaaatggaAGAAGATAATGATGATG aaaataatgttgctgttaaaaatacaattccactaataaaagatttatttcatgtaCATGGAAAAGTTGGAGAAGGAACTTTCAGTTCTGTGTACTTAGCTACTTTAAAACTATCTGACGGTTCTAAAAAATTTGCATTGAAACATTTAGTTCCTACTAGACATCctgaaaaaattgaacgagAATTACAATGTATGCAACAGATCGg agGAAAAGATTATGTAGTTGGATTAGAATTATGTTtacgaaattttgaaacagtAATATTTGTAATGCCATATATGAGGCATGATAAATTTTCG gaATATGTACAAGATATGACTGTACAGGAAACAAAAGATTATATGATTGCATTATTAACTGCATTACGAAGGgttcataaatttaatattatacatagagATGTCAAACccagtaattttttatatgatagATGCAACAAAAG ATACTTGTTAGTTGATTTTGGATTAGCACAAGAATATATAGCAGAGAAAAAATCTAACAAtcttaaattacttaattctGAAACACAAGTtgttaaaaggaaaagaacggATGAA AATAGTTTAAATCTTTCTCttgatagaagaagaaaaggtacAGAAGACAAGTGTTACTGCTTTGGTAAAGCAAAAGTTTGTTCATTATGTATATCAAGACCAGAACAGACAGCCCCAAGAGCTGGTACACCAGGTTTTCGTGCTCCGGAAGTTTTACTAAAGCATCCTTCACAAACACCAGCAATTGATATTTGGGCAAGTGGAGTAATTATGCTCTGTATTCTTAGTGGTACTCaaccattttttctttcaccaGATGATTGTACAGCTTTAGCAGAAATAACAACTATATTTGGGTcaaataaaatgcaacagtGTGCACGCAAATTAG GAAAAAAAGTTATCTTTAGTGAAGATATACCAGGGGTTGATATTGTATCTTTATGtcagaaattacaaaaaagaaataaaggtttattaaataataaagatcaTAACACATGTGAAAAG gtATCATTGGACACTCAGTTTCCAAAAGAAGCTTATCATCTTCTACTAAGGTTATTGGATTTAGATTACAAAACACGTCTTACTGCAGATCAAGCTTTAAATcatccattttttaaattataa
- the LOC122573309 gene encoding cell division cycle 7-related protein kinase-like isoform X3, whose protein sequence is MEEKIQMEEDNDDENNVAVKNTIPLIKDLFHVHGKVGEGTFSSVYLATLKLSDGSKKFALKHLVPTRHPEKIERELQCMQQIGGKDYVVGLELCLRNFETVIFVMPYMRHDKFSEYVQDMTVQETKDYMIALLTALRRVHKFNIIHRDVKPSNFLYDRCNKRYLLVDFGLAQEYIAEKKSNNLKLLNSETQVVKRKRTDEVMYQLFTIVEEVSLKNVCCYSLIFLQNSLNLSLDRRRKGTEDKCYCFGKAKVCSLCISRPEQTAPRAGTPGFRAPEVLLKHPSQTPAIDIWASGVIMLCILSGTQPFFLSPDDCTALAEITTIFGSNKMQQCARKLGIIGHSVSKRSLSSSTKVIGFRLQNTSYCRSSFKSSIF, encoded by the exons atggaagaaaaaattcaaatggaAGAAGATAATGATGATG aaaataatgttgctgttaaaaatacaattccactaataaaagatttatttcatgtaCATGGAAAAGTTGGAGAAGGAACTTTCAGTTCTGTGTACTTAGCTACTTTAAAACTATCTGACGGTTCTAAAAAATTTGCATTGAAACATTTAGTTCCTACTAGACATCctgaaaaaattgaacgagAATTACAATGTATGCAACAGATCGg agGAAAAGATTATGTAGTTGGATTAGAATTATGTTtacgaaattttgaaacagtAATATTTGTAATGCCATATATGAGGCATGATAAATTTTCG gaATATGTACAAGATATGACTGTACAGGAAACAAAAGATTATATGATTGCATTATTAACTGCATTACGAAGGgttcataaatttaatattatacatagagATGTCAAACccagtaattttttatatgatagATGCAACAAAAG ATACTTGTTAGTTGATTTTGGATTAGCACAAGAATATATAGCAGAGAAAAAATCTAACAAtcttaaattacttaattctGAAACACAAGTtgttaaaaggaaaagaacggATGAAGTAATGtatcaattatttacaattgtagaagaagtttctttaaaaaacgTATGTTGTTACTCTCTAATATTTTTGCAGAATAGTTTAAATCTTTCTCttgatagaagaagaaaaggtacAGAAGACAAGTGTTACTGCTTTGGTAAAGCAAAAGTTTGTTCATTATGTATATCAAGACCAGAACAGACAGCCCCAAGAGCTGGTACACCAGGTTTTCGTGCTCCGGAAGTTTTACTAAAGCATCCTTCACAAACACCAGCAATTGATATTTGGGCAAGTGGAGTAATTATGCTCTGTATTCTTAGTGGTACTCaaccattttttctttcaccaGATGATTGTACAGCTTTAGCAGAAATAACAACTATATTTGGGTcaaataaaatgcaacagtGTGCACGCAAATTAG gtATCATTGGACACTCAGTTTCCAAAAGAAGCTTATCATCTTCTACTAAGGTTATTGGATTTAGATTACAAAACACGTCTTACTGCAGATCAAGCTTTAAATcatccattttttaa
- the LOC122573310 gene encoding septin-1, whose protein sequence is MSSESVKTFASLETPGYVGFANLPNQVHRKSVKKGFEFTLMVVGESGLGKSTLVNSLFLTDLYPERIIPDAIEKTNQTVKLDASTVEIEERGVKLRLTVVDTPGYGDAIDNTDSFRAIIQYIDDQFERFLRDESGLNRRNIVDNRIHCCFYFISPFGHGLKPLDIEFMKQLHNKVNIVPVIAKADVLTKKEVLRLKKRVMEEIEGSGIKIYPLPDCDSDEDEDYKEQVRQLKEAVPFAVCGANTLLEVKGRKVRGRLYPWGVVEVENPDHCDFIKLRTMLITHMQDLQEVTQEVHYENYRSERLAKGAPVPPRRQTIAESERSNSVSEKDRILQEKEAELRRMQELVAVMQAQMQQQQP, encoded by the exons atgTCTAGTGAAAGCGTAAAAACG TTTGCTAGTCTTGAAACACCTGGATATGTGGGATTTGCAAATTTACCGAATCAAGTCCATAGAAAATCAGTAAAAAAAGGATTTGAATTTACATTGATGGTTGTTGGAGAATCTGGTCTTGGAAAATCTACATTAGTAAATAGTTTGTTCCTTACTGATTTATATCCAGAACGTATAATTCCTGATGCCATAG AGAAAACTAATCAAACTGTTAAACTTGATGCTTCAACTGTGGAGATTGAAGAAAGAGGTGTCAAACTTAGATTAACTGTTGTTGACACCCCAGGTTATGGAGATGCAATTGATAATACAGATAGTTTTAGAGCTATCATACAATATATAGATGATcaatttgaaagatttttaCGTGATGAAAGTGGTTTAAATAGAAGGAATATAGTAGATAATAGAATACActgttgtttttattttatttctccatttGGACATGG ACTAAAACCTTTGGatatagaatttatgaaacaacttcataataaagttaatattGTGCCAGTGATTGCAAAAGCTGATGTACttacgaaaaaagaagtacTGCGTTTAAAAAAACGAGTTATGGAAGAAATTGAAGGTAGTGGTATAAAGATTTATCCTTTACCAGATTGTGATAGCGATGAAGATGAAGATTACAAAGAACAAGTTAGACAACTAAAAGAAGCAGTTCCATTCGCTGTATGTGGAGCAAATACCTTATTAGAAGTAAAAGGACGAAAAGTACGTGGACGATTGTATCCATGGGGTGTAGTAGAAGTTGAAAATCCAGATCATtgtgattttataaaactaaGGACAATGTTAAT cacACATATGCAAGATTTACAAGAAGTAACTCAAGAGGtacattatgaaaattatcgcAGTGAAAGACTAGCAAAAGGAGCTCCTGTACCACCTCGGAGACAAAC GATTGCAGAATCTGAAAGAAGCAATTCTGTATCAGAGAAGGATcgtattttacaagaaaaagaagctgAATTACGACGAATGCAGGAGCTAGTGGCTGTAATGCAGGCGCAAATGCAACAACAACAACCTTAA
- the LOC122573308 gene encoding protein unc-45 homolog B: protein MTKTTNLTAHEWKEKGNVEFNKGNWSEALSCYTNALKLTNEDNSEKAIYYKNRAATYLKQEKYNKAIEDCDEALKISPNDPKALFRRCQALEALERYEEAYRDARYIISADPGNKAIQPIAAKLHEIVQERYRQNSRVSVKVSQMIDIAFEIKGDSEKRETAMNNLLVLARERAGAEIMFNDGVVSKIIKMLKLEKSEEIITIGVRIIAELCKDNINRTETIIKQIGIPWCLEMINSIIAERVNAAQYCLQTILNTYSGMTNKPDSKPNKELCDKYNKEIDTILSCLLYSVTSRTISGLARDAIIELIMRNIHYTALNWAERLVELHGLKRLMEVASELEEYKYESSMHITSSTRTITSVCLARIYENMYYDAAKEKFRNAIDEYIKDKLLTPDIESKVRVVVAITTLLLGPLDVGNTIIAKGGILEMILVMAGTEDLLQQKVACECIIAAASKKDKATTIINQGVNILKKLYQSKDDSIRVRALVGLCKLGSSGGTDATIRPFADGATKKLAEACRRFLINPKKQKDMRKWAVEGLSYLTFDAEVKEKLIEDVQAVQAMIELAKTGDQSVIYGVVTTLVNLCNAYDKQELIPEMIELAKFAKHHIPEEHELDDIDFVNKRVIALANAGVTYALVALSKTESQNSKELIARVFNAICSQPDVRGIVVQQGGGKALLPLALDGTDKGKKQASQALARLGITINPEVAFPGQRIMEVVRPFLNLLNPECSALENFEALMALCNLAGVNDSIRKRILKEGGFQKVEAYMYEDHEMLKRASTQVINNLMMCEDTIKYYEQENDRVKYLVILCEDEDVDTSMAAAGALAMLTSISIKSCIKIFDSKDWLESLHYLLANPNSDLQHRGIIIVLNMMKSTKDVASRMIETDVMEILMALTKSDTVENKKIKELAAKALEAAAEWKLIRKSENEEQVPQNTNNLENIE, encoded by the exons ATGACAAAAACAACAAATTTGACTGCGCATGAATGGAAGGAGAAGGGCAATGTGGAATTCAATAAAGGAAATTGGTCAGAAGCTTTAAGTTGTTATACAAATGCATTGAAACTTACAAATGAAGATAATTCAGAGAAAgctatatattataagaatcGTGCAGctacatatttaaaacaagaaaaatataataaagcaaTTGAAGATTGTGATGAAGCTCTTAAAATATCTCCAAATGATCCAAAAGCATTGTTTCGTCGATGTCAAGCATTAGAAGCATTGGAAAGATACGAAGAAGCATATCGTGATGCAAGATACATTATTTCTGCAGATCCTGGCAATAAAGCAATTCAACCTATTGCTGCAAAGTTACATGAAATTGTCCAAGAAAGATATAGACAAAATTCTCGTGTTAGTGTAAAG GTATCACAAATGATAGATATAGCTTTCGAAATAAAAGGAGATAgtgaaaaacgagaaacagcAATGAACAATTTACTTGTTCTTGCTCGGGAAAGAGCTGGAGcagaaataatgtttaatgATGGAGTAGtctctaaaataataaagatgcTTAAACTTGAGAAAAGtgaggaaataataacaattggTGTTCGAATTATTGCAGAATTATGTAAAGATAACATTAATAGAACTGAAACTATTATAAAGCAAATTGGTATACCTTGGTGTTTAGAGATGATCAACAGTATAATTGCAGAAAGAGTAAATGCTGCTCAATATTGTTTACAG ACAATACTAAACACATATAGTGGAATGACTAACAAACCAGATTCAAAACCAAACAAAGAATTGTGTGATAAATACAACAAGGAGATAGATACTATTTTATCTTGTTTACTGTACAGTGTAACAAGCAGAACAATTTCTGGACTAGCTAGAGATGCAATTATAGAACTTATTATGCGTAACATCCACTATACTGCATTAAATTGGGCAGAACGATTAGTTGAACTTCATGGTTTGAAACGTTTAATGGAAGTAGCTAGTGAGcttgaagaatataaatatgaatccTCAATGCACATTACATCATCTACTAGAACTATAACAAGTGTGTGTTTGGcaagaatttatgaaaatatgtattatgatgcagcaaaagaaaaatttagaaatgctattgatgaatatataaaagataaactaCTAACACCAGATATAGAATCTaag gTTCGTGTTGTAGTTGCAATAACAACTTTATTGCTTGGTCCACTAGATGTTGGAAATACAATAATTGCTAAGGGAGGTATTTTAGAAATGATACTTGTTATGGCAGGAACAGAAGATCTATTACAACAAAAAGTTGCTTGCGAATGTATTATTGCCGCTGCATCCAAAAAAGACAAAGCTACCACAATTATCAATCAAGGCGtgaatatattaaagaagTTGTACCAATCTAAAGATGATTCTATTAGAGTACGTGCTTTAGTAGGATTGTGTAAATTAGGTAGTTCAGGTGGTACAGATGCTACAATAAGACCATTTGCTGATGGAGCAACGAAAAAATTGGCTGAAGCTTGTAGAAGGTTTTTAATTAACcctaaaaaacaaaaagatatgAGAAAATGGGCAGTGGAAGGATTATCATATCTTACTTTTGATGCCGAagtcaaagaaaaattaattgaagatGTACAAGCAGTTCAAGCAATGATAGAACTGGCCAAAACTGGAGATCAGTCTGTAATTTATGGCGTCGTTACTACATTAGTGAATTTATGTAATGCATATGATAAACAAGAACTTATACCAGAAATGATTGAGTTAGCGAAATTTGCAAAACATCATATACCAGAAGAACATGAGTTAGATGATAtagattttgtaaataaaagagTAATTGCATTAGCTAACGCCGGTGTAACATATGCCTTAGTCGCACTTTCTAAAACAGAAAGCCAAAATAGCAAAGAACTAATAGCACGTGTATTTAATGCAATTTGTAGTCAACCGGATGTACGAGGAATTGTTGTTCAACAAGGTGGAGGAAAAGCACTTTTACCATTAGCTCTAGATGGCAcagataaaggaaaaaaacaagCATCACAAGCTCTCGCACGATTAGGAATTACAATAAATCCAGAAGTTGCATTTCCTGGACAAAGAATAATGGAGGTAGTTCGaccatttttaaatcttttaaatccAGAATGCTCTGCACTTGAAAACTTTGAAGCTTTAATGGCCTTATGCAACTTAGCCGGTGTTAATGATAGTATTCgaaaacgaattttaaaagaagGAGGCTTCCAAAAAGTTGAAGCTTATATGTATGAAGATCATGAAATGTTAAAACGTGCATCCACGCaggttataaataatttaatgatgTGTGAAGACACTATTAAGTATTATGAACAAGAAAACGATAGAGTTAAATATCTGGTCATTCTTTGTGAAGATGAAGATGTAGATACAAGCATGGCGGCAGCAGGGGCCTTAGCAATGTTAACATCAATTAGCATAAAGtcttgcataaaaatatttgattcaaAGGATTGGTTAGAATCACTACATTATTTACTTGCTAATCCAAATTCTGATTTACAACATAGAGGGATTATAATAGTTTTAAATATgatgaaaagtacaaaagatGTAGCAAGTAGAATGATTGAAACTGAtgtaatggaaattttaatggCTTTGACAAAGAGTGATACAgtggaaaacaaaaaaattaaagaattagcAGCTAAAGCATTAGAAGCTGCAGCAGAATGGAAACTTATTAGGAAAAGTGAAAATGAAGAACAAGTAccacaaaatacaaataatttggaaaatattgaataa